From the genome of Impatiens glandulifera chromosome 9, dImpGla2.1, whole genome shotgun sequence, one region includes:
- the LOC124916439 gene encoding putative protein phosphatase 2C-like protein 44, whose product MGFKDFLYKLNLKRLLVVDGMEKRKRDDERLENRKHATWMAPVSHGYHVVESSCDPANSSSPDDLVKVQREQVEEAEVWFFGIVDDRGLGDGLAKHLQSNLFDNKPKTSKLRRKSKEALKKAHISAREGILMTKDKERPVVSAASAIVITGEKLVLANMGGYRAVVCRDGQAYQLGSRRTWSGRLRLAKVRILAFDSSRNTTSERRATKSEVVVGEERIDSRTEFVILASQGIWEVMKNQEAVNLISHLEDPQEAAECLAKEALNRMSKTNISCIVIRFDSL is encoded by the exons ATGGGTTTCAAGGATTTTCTTTACAAACTCAAT TTGAAAAGGCTTCTAGTTGTGGATGGCATGgagaaaagaaagagagatgaTGAGAGATTGGAAAATAGGAAACATGCTACATGGATGGCGCCAGTTTCGCATGGATATCATGTGGTTGAATCGAGTTGCGATCCGGCGAACTCGTCGTCTCCAGACGACTTAGTGAAGGTTCAAAGGGAACAAGTTGAGGAAGCCGAGGTTTGGTTCTTTGGAATCGTCGACGACAGAGGACTTGGGGACGGGCTGGCCAAGCATTTACAGTCAAACCTCTTTGATAACAAACCTAAAACG TCTAAGTTGAGAAGAAAGAGTAAGGAGGCTCTGAAGAAGGCACATATAAGTGCAAGAGAAGGGATACTGATGACGAAAGATAAAGAGAGACCAGTGGTATCAGCAGCATCCGCCATTGTCATAACTGGGGAAAAGCTTGTATTGGCTAACATGGGAGGCTACAGAGCAGTTGTCTGCAGAGATGGTCAGGCTTACCAATTGGGCAGTAGAAGAACATGGTCCGGGAGATTACGGCTGGCCAAAGTAAGAATATTAGCGTTTGATTCTTCCAGAAACACGACCTCCGAAAGAAGAGCTACAAAATCGGAGGTGGTTGTTGGAGAAGAAAGAATAGACTCAAGAACTGAGTTTGTGATATTGGCCAGTCAGGGGATATGGGAGGTGATGAAGAACCAGGAGGCAGTCAATCTCATCAGTCACTTGGAAGACCCACAAGAAGCAGCTGAGTGCTTAGCTAAGGAGGCTTTGAACAGGATGAGCAAAACCAACATTTCTTGCATTGTCATTCGATTTGACTCTCTTTGA
- the LOC124914175 gene encoding kinesin-like protein KIN-10A, whose product MAPTPSGKSNQTAQTPSIKSNQTHSKAPQSRQRLNFNVAKPSPNNTHSAARETHPSEHPVEVISRIRDYPDRKEKPVSALQINQDRQSLRVGTDIGYRDFSLDGISVSEEEDLDSFYKKFIASRISDVKLGAKCTIMMYGPTGSGKSHTMFGCAKQPGIVYRSLKDILRGEGEEDEEVETNEERVSSRIFVQVAVLEIYNEEIYDLLSTNNGGGGFSLGWSKGCSSKVRLEVMGKKAKNATYISGTEAGKISKEILKVEKRRIVKSTFCNDTSSRSHCMIILDVPTVGGRLMLVDMAGSENIEQAGQVGFEAKMQTAKINQGNTALKRVVESIANGDSHIPFRDSKLTMLLQDSFEDDKSKILMILCASPDPKEMHKTISTLEYGSKAKCIVRGPYTAEKKDRNGNNDDAESMGNLGSRIVAMDQFILKLQMENQLKEKERNEVQKQLIKKEEEISALRMVSEEMIKTRINERTEMLKGELEKKMQECQQMANELVELERRKMEDRMVMQQKEVELMRSRLQEIELEVVVGSSSDGTSAFAKRLQEICSDPSSSSCMEKSMDLSMSMDMETTTGKADIFCLSGAYNDKRSSFLSVIEEEEGRDDEEEEEEEVQKEVVTIHSIKPPTTTLDYNLREKSEEKERRLTIQNIFSLCGNYREVLSQQQQEHNNMIEVAAVGDDDFSNNNNNSKENKNPYSSSSIGDLVDVYVKWEVSMRDQQHAGKFITTLKVTRNATLADLRKQIEMHLLLVGASDKKQQQSFTFLVLGDPTGAPVDREKEATVQASKLPVCNEGHLACLRPTKGAIIHHQGVSNYHHLLPLSPINVDNNKINGSYSL is encoded by the exons ATGGCGCCGACACCATCgggaaaatcaaatcaaacggCACAAACGCCATCgattaaatcaaatcaaactcaCTCCAAGGCACCCCAATCAAGGCAGCGTCTCAACTTCAATGTGGCCAAGCCCTCTCCTAATAACACCCATTCCGCAGCCAGAGAAACCCATCCGTCTGAGCACCCAGTTGAAGTAATCAGCCGAATACGCGATTACCCAGACAGGAAAGAGAAGCCCGTCTCCGCCTTACAGATCAATCAGGACCGCCAATCCTTACGAGTCGGAACAGATATCGGGTATCGAGATTTCAGCCTCGACGGGATCTCGGTatcagaagaagaagatttaGATTCATTTTACAAGAAGTTCATAGCGTCCAGGATTTCCGACGTCAAACTGGGAGCGAAATGTACAATAATGATGTATGGCCCGACAGGGTCGGGGAAGAGTCATACAATGTTTGGGTGTGCAAAGCAGCCGGGGATTGTGTACAGGTCGTTGAAAGATATATTGCGTGGggaaggagaagaagatgaagaggttGAAACCAATGAAGAGAGAGTTAGCTCAAGAATATTTGTTCAAGTTGCTGTCCTGGAAATTTACAATGAAGAAATTTATGATCTTCTATCTACCAACAATGGTGGAGGTGGATTCAGTCTTGGGTGGTCTAAGGGATGTTCTTCAAAG GTGAGACTTGAAGTTATGGGAAAGAAGGCAAAGAATGCAACTTATATCTCTGGAACAGAAGCTGGAAAGATCTCAAAGGAAATTCTAAAGGTTGAGAAAAGGAGGATCGTGAAGAGCACTTTTTGCAATGACACAAGTTCCAGAAGCCACTGCATG ATCATTCTTGATGTTCCAACAGTGGGCGGCCGACTTATGCTTGTAGACATGGCAGGCTCTGAAAACATTGAACAGGCTGGTCAAGTTGGCTTTGAAGCAAAAATGCAG ACTGCAAAGATCAACCAAGGAAACACAGCTTTGAAAAGAGTGGTTGAGTCCATAGCTAATGGAGATTCTCACATCCCTTTCAGAGACAGCAAGTTAACCATGCTGTTGCAG GATTCTTTCGAAGATGATAAGTCGAAGATCTTGATGATATTGTGCGCCAGCCCAGATCCAAAGGAGATGCACAAGACAATTTCCACCTTGGAGTACGGCTCAAAAGCAAAATGCATAGTTCGGGGTCCCTACACGGCAGAGAAGAAGGACAGGAATGGAAACAACGATGATGCGGAATCTATGGGTAACTTAGGATCCAGAATTGTTGCGATGGATCAGTTTATTCTGAAGCTGCAGATGGAAAACCAGCTTaaggagaaagaaagaaatgaagttCAAAAACAGCTgataaagaaagaagaagagatttcgGCTCTTAGGATGGTGAGTGAAGAGATGATCAAGACTAGGATTAACGAGCGAACAGAGATGCTGAAAGGTGAATTGGAGAAGAAAATGCAAGAATGTCAGCAGATGGCGAATGAGCTGGTGGAATTGGAGAGAAGGAAGATGGAAGATAGAATGGTCATGCAGCAGAAGGAGGTGGAGCTGATGAGATCTCGTTTGCAAGAAATCGAGCTAGAGGTGGTTGTAGGAAGCAGTTCAGATGGAACCTCTGCATTTGCGAAGAGACTGCAAGAGATTTGCTCAGACCCGTCTTCGTCGTCGTGCATGGAGAAATCAATGGACTTGAGTATGTCTATGGATATGGAAACAACGACAGGTAAAGCTGACATCTTTTGTTTAAGTGGTGCTTACAACGACAAAAGGTCTTCTTTCTTGAGTGTAattgaggaagaagaaggaagagacgatgaagaagaagaagaagaagaagtgcaGAAAGAAGTGGTGACGATACATTCTATTAAACCACCAACAACAACTCTTGATTACAATTTAAGAGAGAAATCAGAAGAAAAGGAGAGACGGTTAACTATCCAAAACATCTTCTCACTATGTGGAAACTACAGAGAGGTTCTTAGCCAACAACAACAAGAACACAATAACATGATTGAAGTTGCTGCTGTTGGGGATGATGattttagtaataataataataatagcaagGAGAACAAGAATCCATATTCTTCCTCTTCCATTGGTGATTTGGTGGATGTGTACGTGAAATGGGAGGTGTCGATGAGAGATCAGCAGCATGCTGGAAAGTTCATCACCACCCTCAAAGTTACAAGGAATGCAACTCTTGCGGACTTGCGTAAGCAAATCGAGATGCATCTTCTTCTTGTTGGCGCATCAGataaaaaacaacaacaatcatTCACCTTTCTTGTTCTTGGG gaTCCAACTGGAGCTCCAGTTGATCGGGAGAAGGAAGCCACGGTTCAAGCAAGCAAACTGCCGGTTTGCAATGAAGGTCATCTAGCCTGTTTGCGTCCAACCAAAGGCGCTATCATCCACCACCAAGGAGTTTCAAattatcatcatcttcttcctctttcCCCCATTAACGTtgataataataagattaatgGATCGTACAGCCtctag
- the LOC124916438 gene encoding low affinity inorganic phosphate transporter 1-like: MTVFMFSLAIPYDHWTHKDNRIGFVVMYSLTFFFANFGPNATTFVVPAEIFPARLRSTCHGISAASGKAGAIIGAFGFLYLAQNKDKAKADKGYPAGIGVKNALIILGFVNLLGFMFTFLVPEAKGRSLEELSRENEEYNEQEMESRGDNVPVPVPVPVPVPNPVPE; this comes from the coding sequence ATGACTGTGTTCATGTTCTCCCTGGCGATTCCTTACGACCACTGGACACATAAGGACAATCGCATTGGTTTTGTGGTGATGTACTCCTTGACCTTCTTCTTCGCAAACTTCGGTCCCAATGCAACAACGTTCGTGGTTCCAGCAGAGATTTTCCCAGCAAGGCTGAGATCCACTTGTCATGGGATATCGGCTGCTTCGGGGAAGGCCGGAGCTATAATTGGCGCGTTCGGGTTCTTGTACCTTGCGCAGAACAAGGACAAGGCGAAAGCAGATAAAGGGTACCCTGCTGGGATTGGAGTGAAAAACGCTCTTATCATTTTAGGATTCGTCAATTTGTTGGGATTCATGTTCACCTTTTTGGTGCCGGAAGCAAAGGGAAGGTCTTTAGAAGAACTGTCAAGGGAAAATGAGGAATACAATGAACAAGAAATGGAGTCAAGGGGTGACAACGTTCCAGTTCCCGTTCCCGTTCCCGTTCCAGTACCAAATCCAGTTCCAGAATAA
- the LOC124914174 gene encoding PH, RCC1 and FYVE domains-containing protein 1-like: protein MADPASFGNSERDLEQAFIALKKGTQLIKYSRKGKPKFCAFRVSSDETTLIWYSRKRERTLKLAAVIKIIPGQRTAVFKRFLRPEKEYLSFSLIYNNGDRSLDLICKDNAEAEVWLAGLKALTSPGQTQSRSTKSEIPDFPIGSSEQFQNSRTSSASLEYTASICRGRVSLDASALNSPKSEYEGGNMQGRASTGGDGFRISVSSNTPSWASHVSGPDDIESLGDLYIWGDVWFDTSDGTSSPYYAKKEVLIPKPLESNIVLDVHQIACGVRHIGLVTRQGELFTWGTESGGRLGHGVEKDFNRPHLVEFLGVANVEFAACGEYHTCAISGTGDLYTWGDGEHNVGALGHGTDVSNWIPKRVSGSLEGLQVLSVACNAWHSALITTNGRLFTFGDGTFAALGHGDRESVSYPKEVHFPNGLKTIKVACGVWHTAAIVELIQPQTSNNVLSRKLFTWGDGDKYRLGHGNKDMQLVPTIVSTLGDYNFHQLACGDCITVGLTTSGHVFTVGSTSFGQLGNPSSDGKLPCLVQDRLVGEFVEEISCGAYHVAALTSRSEVFTWGRGENGRLGHGDTEDRKAPTLVEAFRDKHVKNIACGYNYTASICIHKWVSGSDQSACTGCRQAFGFTRKRHNCYNCGLVHCHSCSSKKALKAALAPTPRKPHRVCDSCYNKLKAAEIGTATNTSRRAATPPRSVEGRERSEMGEPKTSRLLLSPITEPVKYRQVRSSNHGTMPDSYSIVRASQVPSNLQLKDVAFPSSQSSSKPFRTSPPNSQPQSAANSRPSSPYSRRPSPPRTTTPIFSRGVIDSLRKTNEVLNKEVTKLNNQVKTLKQKSDTQGEEIKKLQKNAQEANSMSANVSSTSTVAREIIASVAAELNEIREKLPDEVLNSDAFKDMQAQIEAVLNKDEAQMKALIDSMNDHHMHKDETSMGYSAHDDREHTSHHNQESSASGGVKEVIEQFEPGVYVTLLELQNGSKIFKRVKFSKRRFANEQAEQWWKENKDRLLKRYNPTLPYNEIQTT from the exons ATGGCAGATCCTGCTAGTTTTGGAAATTCCGAACGAGATCTCGAACAG GCATTCATTGCTTTGAAGAAAGGTACCCAATTAATCAAGTACAGCAGGAAAGGGAAGCCCAAGTTCTGTGCATTCAGAGTTTCCTCT GATGAGACAACATTGATATGGTACTCCCGTAAAAGAGAACGTACTCTTAAGTTAGCTGCTGTCATAAAGATTATCCCTGGTCAAAGAACC GCTGTGTTTAAAAGGTTTTTGCGGCCTGAAAAGgaatatttatcattttcacTCATTTACAACAACGGAGATAGATCACTTGATCTG ATTTGTAAGGACAATGCTGAAGCAGAAGTGTGGCTTGCAGGCTTGAAGGCATTAACCTCTCCCGGTCAAACTCAGAGTAGAAGTACAAAAAGTGAAATTCCTGAT TTTCCTATTGGTAGCAGCGAGCAATTCCAAAATAGTCGCACTTCTAGTGCATCACTAGAGTATACTGCCAGTATCTGCCGTGGAAGAGTGTCTCTTGACGCAAGTGCTTTGAATTCTCCGAAATCAGAGTATGAAGGTGGAAATATGCAAGGAAGAGCAAGCACTGGAGGAGATGGTTTCCGAATTAGTGTTTCAAGTAATACTCCAAGCTGGGCAAGTCATGTCTCTGGACCAGATGATATTGAATCATTGGGTGATCTCTACATCTGGGGAGATGTCTGGTTTGACACAAGCGACGGAACTTCAAGCCCATATTATGCAAAAAAAGAAGTTCTAATTCCTAAGCCTTTAGAATCAAACATTGTGCTTGATGTTCACCAGATTGCTTGTGGCGTGAGGCATATCGGTCTTGTTACAAGGCAAGGTGAGCTTTTTACTTGGGGAACAGAATCTGGAGGCAGACTTGGTCATGGAGTTGAAAAGGACTTCAACCGGCCTCATCTTGTTGAATTTCTAGGTGTTGCTAACGTTGAATTCGCCGCATGTGGCGAGTACCATACATGTGCTATATCTGGAACGGGTGACTTGTACACATGGGGTGATGGAGAACATAATGTTGGTGCTCTTGGTCATGGTACTGATGTTAGCAACTGGATACCGAAAAGGGTTTCTGGTTCTTTAGAAGGACTTCAAGTTCTATCTGTTGCCTGTAATGCATGGCACTCTGCATTAATAACTACTAATGGTAGGTTATTTACATTTGGTGATGGTACGTTTGCCGCCTTAGGCCATGGGGATAGAGAAAGCGTCTCTTATCCGAAGGAAGTTCATTTCCCAAATGGATTAAAGACTATCAAAGTTGCATGTGGGGTGTGGCATACTGCAGCCATTGTAGAATTGATACAGCCACAGACAAGTAACAATGTTTTGTCTAGAAAATTGTTCACATGGGGTGATGGTGATAAATACAGGTTGGGGCATGGAAACAAGGACATGCAGCTGGTACCTACTATTGTTTCAACCCTTGGTGACTATAACTTCCACCAGTTAGCATGTGGCGACTGTATAACCGTTGGACTCACCACATCGGGCCATGTGTTCACTGTGGGTAGCACTTCTTTTGGTCAGCTCGGAAATCCATCGTCTGACGGAAAACTACCTTGTTTGGTCCAAGACAGATTAGTGGGTGAGTTTGTTGAAGAAATATCTTGTGGTGCATATCATGTTGCCGCCTTGACTTCAAGGAGCGAAGTGTTTACTTGGGGAAGAGGAGAGAATGGAAGATTGGGACATGGTGACACAGAAGATCGGAAGGCACCAACTTTAGTTGAAGCGTTTAGAGATAAGCATGTGAAGAATATAGCTTGCGGGTATAACTACACAGCAAGCATATGCATTCATAAGTGGGTATCTGGATCTGATCAGTCGGCTTGCACTGGTTGTAGACAAGCATTTGGTTTCACAAGGAAGAGGCATAATTGTTATAATTGTGGTCTAGTGCATTGCCACTCTTGCAGTTCAAAAAAAGCTCTGAAAGCTGCATTGGCTCCCACTCCACGAAAGCCCCATCGTGTCTGTGATTCTTGCTATAATAAACTAAAAGCTGCAGAAATTGGGACTGCTACTAATACAAGTAGGAGAGCTGCAACTCCTCCTCGGTCAGTAGAGGGCAGAGAGAGATCAGAGATGGGAGAGCCTAAAACTTCAAGGCTTTTGCTTTCTCCCATAACAGAACCTGTCAAGTACCGACAGGTTAGATCTTCAAACCATGGGACCATGCCCGATTCTTACTCCATAGTGCGAGCTTCCCAAGTTCCGTCGAATTTACAATTGAAAGATGTTGCGTTTCCAAGCTCGCAATCTTCTTCCAAGCCTTTTCGAACATCTCCACCAAATTCCCAACCACAATCAGCAGCGAATTCAAGGCCGTCTTCTCCATACTCAAGGAGACCAAGTCCTCCACGCACAACCACTCCTATATTCTCTAGGGGTGTCATTGATAGCCTAAGGAAGACAAATGAAGTTCTGAACAAAGAAGTGACAAAGTTGAATAACCAA GTAAAAACCTTGAAGCAGAAATCTGATACCCAAGGTGAAGAGATTAAAAAGTTACAGAAAAATGCTCAAGAAGCAAATAGCATGTCTGCCAATGTTTCTTCCACATCTACGGTTGCAAGGGAAATCATTGCATCTGTTGCAGCTGAG TTAAACGAAATTAGAGAGAAGTTGCCTGATGAGGTACTAAATAGCGATGCATTCAAGGACATGCAAGCTCAGATTGAAGCGGTCCTGAACAAAGATGAAGCCCAAATGAAGGCTTTGATTGACTCAATGAATGACCATCACATGCATAAAGATGAAACTTCAATGGGTTATTCTGCCCATGATGATAGAGAACACACATCCCATCACAATCAAGAGAGTTCAGCGAGTGGAGGGGTCAAAGAAGTAATTGAACAATTTGAACCTGGTGTTTATGTTACTCTACTGGAGCTTCAAAACGGCTCAAAGATCTTCAAGCGAGTAAAATTCAg CAAGAGAAGATTTGCAAATGAACAGGCAGAGCAATGGTGGAAGGAAAATAAAGATAGGCTTCTGAAAAGGTACAATCCCACATTGCCATATAATGAAATCCAAACTACTTAA